The proteins below come from a single Mesobacillus jeotgali genomic window:
- a CDS encoding glutamine--tRNA ligase/YqeY domain fusion protein yields the protein MEENSNFIKTIIKEDLESGKRDKVVTRFPPEPNGYLHIGHAKSIVINFGLADEFGGKTNLRFDDTNPLKEDQEFVDAIKEDVEWLGYEWEGLFFASDYFDEMYDRAVLLIKKGLAYVDDLSADEIREYRGTLSEPGKESPYRDRSVEENLDLFERMKNGEFANGEKVLRAKIDMSSPNINLRDPVIYRISHATHHNTGDKWCIYPMYAFAHPIEDALEGVTHSLCTTEFEDQRPLYDWVVRECEMEATPQQIEFGRLNLTNTVMSKRKLKQLVEEGYVDGWDDPRLPTISGLRRRGFTPEAIREFVKAAGVSKGYSTVDAQMLEHFVREDLKLKAPRTMGVLRPLKVVITNYPEGEVEWLDADINPENPEMGTRKIPFSREIYVEQDDFMENPPAKYFRLFPGNEVRLKHAYFIKCNDVVKDENGEVVELHCTYDVETKSGSGFTGRKVKGTLHWVDATHALPAEFRLYEPLILDDEEETENEAENKSFLDQVNEKSLEIVNGYIEPNMKDAKPQDKFQFFRHGYFNVDPKHTTDDKKVFNRIVSLKSSFKL from the coding sequence TTGGAAGAAAACTCTAATTTTATAAAAACGATCATTAAGGAAGATTTGGAGAGCGGCAAGCGCGATAAAGTCGTGACTCGCTTCCCCCCAGAACCAAATGGATACCTACATATCGGTCACGCAAAATCCATCGTCATCAACTTCGGCCTTGCGGATGAATTCGGCGGCAAGACAAACCTCCGATTCGATGACACGAATCCGCTGAAGGAAGACCAGGAATTCGTCGATGCCATCAAGGAAGATGTTGAATGGCTGGGCTATGAGTGGGAAGGCCTGTTCTTTGCCTCTGACTACTTCGATGAAATGTACGACCGAGCCGTCCTGTTGATCAAAAAGGGATTGGCGTATGTCGATGATTTGTCAGCTGACGAAATCCGTGAATACCGCGGGACACTGTCAGAGCCTGGAAAGGAAAGCCCGTATCGTGACCGTTCAGTGGAAGAGAACCTTGATTTATTCGAGCGCATGAAAAACGGTGAATTCGCTAATGGTGAAAAAGTATTGCGTGCGAAGATTGACATGTCTTCACCAAACATCAATCTTCGTGACCCGGTCATTTATCGAATTTCCCATGCAACACACCATAACACAGGTGACAAGTGGTGCATCTACCCAATGTACGCTTTTGCCCATCCGATCGAGGATGCACTTGAAGGTGTAACACACAGCTTGTGTACAACAGAGTTTGAAGACCAGCGTCCGCTGTACGACTGGGTTGTCCGTGAGTGTGAAATGGAAGCAACACCGCAGCAGATTGAATTTGGCCGCCTGAACCTGACGAATACGGTTATGAGCAAGCGCAAACTGAAGCAGCTTGTAGAAGAAGGTTATGTCGATGGCTGGGATGACCCTCGCCTTCCGACGATTTCCGGCTTGAGAAGACGCGGCTTCACGCCAGAAGCGATTCGTGAATTTGTAAAAGCGGCTGGAGTTTCCAAAGGTTACTCCACAGTTGACGCGCAAATGCTTGAGCACTTTGTACGTGAAGACCTTAAGCTGAAGGCTCCGCGCACGATGGGTGTGCTTCGTCCATTGAAAGTCGTTATCACGAATTATCCTGAAGGCGAAGTGGAATGGCTTGATGCCGACATCAATCCGGAAAATCCGGAAATGGGAACACGCAAAATCCCATTCTCACGCGAGATCTATGTTGAGCAGGACGACTTCATGGAAAATCCGCCAGCGAAGTACTTCCGCCTCTTCCCTGGTAACGAAGTACGTCTGAAGCATGCTTATTTCATTAAGTGCAATGATGTAGTTAAGGATGAAAATGGTGAAGTGGTTGAGCTTCACTGCACATATGATGTAGAAACTAAGAGCGGATCTGGCTTTACTGGCCGCAAGGTAAAAGGAACGCTTCACTGGGTAGACGCGACACACGCGCTGCCTGCTGAATTCCGCCTGTATGAGCCATTGATTTTGGACGATGAGGAAGAGACCGAAAACGAAGCTGAGAACAAATCATTCCTGGATCAGGTAAATGAAAAATCCCTGGAAATCGTGAACGGCTACATCGAACCAAACATGAAGGACGCCAAGCCACAAGACAAATTCCAGTTCTTCCGCCACGGCTACTTCAACGTCGATCCAAAGCACACAACAGATGACAAGAAAGTCTTCAATCGGATTGTATCGTTGAAGAGTTCGTTTAAGCTTTAA